Proteins from one Streptomyces sp. NBC_00289 genomic window:
- a CDS encoding glutamine synthetase family protein: MADRTPPLGVEELHALVAGGEIDTVVLAFPDMQGRLQGKRFAARFFLDDVLRDGTEGCNYLLAVDAEMNTVDGYAMSSWDRGYGDFAMHPDLGTLRRVPWNEGTALLIADLAWNDGSPVVAAPRQILRRQLERLAEHGFTAQVGTELEFIVFKDSYEQAWDTGYRGLTPANQYNIDYSVLGTGRIEPLLRRIRNEMQAAGLTVESAKGECNPGQHEIAFKYDEALITCDQHAIYKTGAKEIASQEGVSLTFMAKYNEREGNSCHIHLSLADQDGTNAMAGDGPGGMSDVMRYFLAGQLAALRDFSLLYAPNINSYKRFQPGSFAPTAVAWGYDNRTCSLRVVGHGRSMRFENRLPGGDVNPHLAVAGLVAAGLHGIEHKLELPEACAGNAYTAEYEHVPTTLREAAELWENSPIAKAAFGDEVVAHYRNMARVELDAFDAAVTDWELRRSFERM; encoded by the coding sequence GTGGCAGACCGCACACCCCCGCTCGGCGTCGAGGAGCTGCACGCCCTCGTCGCAGGCGGTGAGATCGACACTGTCGTCCTGGCCTTTCCCGACATGCAAGGGCGGCTCCAGGGCAAGCGGTTCGCCGCCCGCTTCTTCCTCGACGACGTCCTCCGGGACGGCACCGAGGGCTGCAACTACCTGCTGGCCGTCGACGCCGAGATGAACACCGTCGACGGCTACGCCATGTCCTCCTGGGACCGCGGCTACGGCGACTTCGCCATGCACCCCGACCTCGGCACCCTGCGCCGCGTCCCCTGGAACGAGGGCACCGCCCTCCTCATCGCCGACCTCGCCTGGAACGACGGATCACCCGTGGTGGCCGCGCCCCGGCAGATCCTCCGCCGCCAGCTGGAGCGGCTCGCCGAGCACGGCTTCACCGCCCAGGTCGGCACGGAGCTCGAGTTCATCGTCTTCAAGGACAGCTACGAACAGGCCTGGGACACCGGCTACCGCGGCCTCACCCCGGCCAATCAGTACAACATCGACTACTCGGTCCTCGGCACCGGCCGCATCGAACCCCTGCTGCGCCGCATCCGCAACGAGATGCAGGCCGCCGGCCTCACCGTCGAGTCCGCCAAGGGCGAGTGCAACCCCGGTCAGCACGAGATCGCGTTCAAGTACGACGAGGCGCTGATCACCTGCGACCAGCACGCGATCTACAAGACGGGCGCCAAGGAGATCGCCTCCCAGGAGGGCGTCTCGCTCACCTTCATGGCGAAGTACAACGAGCGTGAGGGCAACTCCTGCCACATCCACCTCTCCCTCGCGGACCAGGACGGCACGAACGCCATGGCCGGGGACGGTCCGGGCGGTATGTCGGACGTCATGCGGTACTTCCTCGCCGGACAACTCGCCGCGCTCCGCGACTTCTCGCTGCTCTACGCCCCGAACATCAACTCCTACAAGCGGTTCCAGCCGGGCTCCTTCGCCCCGACCGCCGTGGCCTGGGGCTACGACAACCGCACCTGCTCGCTTCGCGTGGTCGGCCACGGCCGCTCGATGCGGTTCGAGAACCGGCTCCCCGGTGGTGACGTCAACCCGCACCTCGCGGTGGCGGGACTGGTGGCTGCCGGTCTTCACGGCATCGAGCACAAGCTGGAACTGCCGGAGGCGTGTGCGGGCAACGCCTACACCGCCGAGTACGAGCACGTCCCCACCACGCTGCGCGAGGCCGCCGAGCTCTGGGAGAACAGCCCGATCGCCAAGGCGGCCTTCGGCGACGAGGTCGTCGCGCACTACCGCAACATGGCGCGCGTCGAACTGGACGCCTTCGACGCCGCGGTCACCGACTGGGAGCTGCGCCGCTCCTTCGAACGCATGTGA
- a CDS encoding aldehyde dehydrogenase: MSAEYALEVLNPATEEVVATVPGATAADVDAAVVRATRAQAVWAALAPGDRARLLRRFATAVDEHLEELARLEVREAGHTLGNARWEAGNVRDLFDYAAGGVERLTGRQIPVPGGLDLTILEPLGVVAVIAPWNFPMPIAAWGTAPALAAGNAVLLKPAETTPLTALRLAELALDAGLPEGLFQVLPGHGPVAGTALVDHPGIAKIVFTGSTAVGKQVLARGSALLKRVTLELGGKSPNIVFADADLEAAAAAAPMAFLDNSGQDCCARTRILVQRTAYDRFLDLLAPAIESVLVGDPADENTQMGPLISRSQLERVRSYVDADAPGIRGKAPEGPGFWFPPTVLTEVDPRARVAVEEVFGPVAVVLPFEDEAEAVALANATDYGLAGSIWTRDVGRALRVSQAVRAGNLSVNSHSSVRYWTPFGGFKQSGIGRELGPDALTAFTETKNVFISTEGPAQ; the protein is encoded by the coding sequence GTGTCTGCCGAGTACGCCCTGGAAGTACTGAACCCCGCGACCGAGGAGGTCGTCGCCACCGTCCCCGGTGCCACCGCCGCCGACGTGGACGCGGCGGTCGTACGTGCCACGAGGGCACAGGCCGTCTGGGCCGCGCTCGCACCGGGTGACCGGGCCCGGCTGCTGCGCCGGTTCGCCACCGCCGTGGACGAACACCTCGAGGAACTGGCCCGGCTGGAGGTCCGCGAGGCCGGACACACCCTCGGCAACGCCCGCTGGGAAGCGGGCAACGTGCGCGACCTGTTCGACTACGCGGCCGGGGGAGTGGAGCGGCTGACCGGCCGCCAGATCCCGGTCCCCGGCGGTCTCGACCTCACGATCCTGGAACCGCTCGGTGTGGTCGCGGTGATCGCGCCCTGGAACTTCCCCATGCCGATCGCCGCCTGGGGCACCGCGCCCGCGCTCGCGGCGGGCAACGCGGTCCTCCTCAAGCCGGCCGAAACGACCCCCCTGACGGCGCTCCGGCTCGCCGAACTCGCCCTGGACGCGGGCCTTCCCGAAGGACTCTTCCAGGTGCTGCCCGGGCACGGCCCCGTCGCGGGCACCGCGCTCGTCGACCACCCGGGGATCGCGAAGATCGTCTTCACCGGATCGACGGCGGTGGGCAAGCAGGTGCTGGCCAGGGGCTCCGCCCTCCTCAAGCGCGTCACCCTCGAACTCGGCGGCAAGAGCCCCAACATCGTGTTCGCCGACGCCGACCTCGAGGCCGCCGCCGCGGCGGCTCCGATGGCCTTCCTCGACAACTCCGGCCAGGACTGCTGCGCCCGCACCCGCATCCTCGTCCAGCGCACCGCCTACGACCGCTTCCTCGACCTCCTCGCCCCCGCGATCGAGTCCGTCCTGGTCGGCGACCCGGCCGACGAGAACACCCAGATGGGCCCGCTCATCTCCAGGTCCCAGCTGGAGCGCGTCCGTTCGTACGTCGACGCCGACGCGCCCGGCATCCGGGGCAAGGCCCCGGAAGGCCCCGGCTTCTGGTTCCCGCCCACCGTCCTCACCGAGGTCGACCCCCGCGCGCGCGTGGCAGTCGAGGAGGTCTTCGGTCCGGTCGCCGTCGTCCTGCCCTTCGAGGACGAGGCGGAGGCGGTGGCCCTCGCCAACGCCACCGACTACGGCCTCGCCGGCTCCATCTGGACCCGGGACGTCGGCCGCGCCCTGCGCGTCTCCCAGGCCGTCCGGGCCGGCAACCTGTCCGTCAACTCCCACTCCAGCGTCCGCTACTGGACCCCCTTCGGCGGCTTCAAACAGTCCGGCATCGGCCGCGAACTCGGCCCGGACGCCCTGACCGCCTTCACCGAGACCAAGAACGTCTTCATCAGCACGGAGGGCCCCGCACAGTGA
- a CDS encoding 3-oxoacyl-ACP reductase, which produces MTASTDDIICRRLVGRTAVITGAGSGIGLATARRLASEGAHVVCGDVDEQRGKAVAEEVGGIFVKVDVTDPEQVEALFQAAFDTYGSVDIAFNNAGISPPDDDSILETGLEAWKRVQEVNLTSVYLCCKAAIPYMRRQGRGSIINTASFVARMGAATSQISYTASKGGVLAMSRELGVQFAREGIRVNALCPGPVNTPLLQELFAKDPERAARRLVHIPLGRFAEAEEIAAAVAFLASDDSSFVNASDFLVDGGISGAYVTPL; this is translated from the coding sequence GTGACCGCATCGACTGACGACATCATCTGCCGCCGCCTGGTCGGCCGCACCGCCGTCATCACCGGCGCCGGCAGCGGCATCGGCCTCGCCACCGCGCGCCGGCTCGCCTCCGAGGGCGCACACGTCGTGTGCGGCGACGTCGACGAGCAGCGCGGCAAGGCGGTCGCCGAGGAGGTCGGCGGCATCTTCGTGAAGGTCGACGTCACCGACCCCGAGCAGGTCGAGGCCCTGTTCCAGGCGGCCTTCGACACCTACGGCAGCGTCGACATCGCGTTCAACAACGCCGGTATCTCCCCGCCCGACGACGACTCCATCCTGGAGACCGGCCTGGAGGCATGGAAGCGCGTCCAGGAGGTCAACCTCACCTCCGTCTACCTGTGCTGCAAGGCCGCCATCCCCTACATGCGGCGCCAGGGCCGGGGCTCCATCATCAACACGGCGTCCTTCGTGGCCCGCATGGGCGCGGCGACCTCGCAGATCTCGTACACCGCCTCCAAGGGCGGCGTGCTCGCCATGTCCCGGGAACTGGGCGTGCAGTTCGCGAGGGAGGGCATCCGGGTCAACGCCCTGTGCCCCGGGCCGGTCAACACCCCTTTGTTGCAGGAGCTGTTCGCCAAGGACCCCGAGCGCGCCGCACGCCGGCTCGTGCACATCCCGCTCGGCCGGTTCGCCGAGGCCGAGGAGATCGCCGCCGCCGTCGCCTTCCTGGCCAGCGACGACTCGTCCTTCGTCAACGCCAGCGACTTCCTGGTGGACGGCGGGATCTCGGGCGCGTACGTCACGCCTCTGTAG
- a CDS encoding amino acid deaminase/aldolase, which produces MTARAADRARYDRATAHLDAPLAIVDLDAFDANADDLVRRAAGKPIRVASKSLRCRALLERVLAKEGFAGIMSFTLAESLWLARSGFDDVLLAYPTADRAGFAELTADPKLAAAVTVMIDDPAQLELIDGARVGGREVVRVCLELDTSLKLLGGRVRVGALRSPLHSPAQVADLARAVNRRPGFKVVGIMGYEGHIAGVGDAVAGRPLRSRAVRLMQSTARRELAERRAEAVRAVRAVVPDLEFVNGGGTGSVQHTAAEDAVTEIAAGSGLYVPRLFDNYTSFSGRPAALFAQPVVRRPGVGVVTVLGGGYPASGAAGPDRLPVPYLPEGLRYDPQEGPGEVQTPLLGSPADDLLIGDRVWFRHAKAGELCERFDTLHLIEGDAVTETVPTYRGEGHTFL; this is translated from the coding sequence ATGACTGCGCGCGCCGCCGACAGGGCCCGTTACGACCGGGCCACCGCCCATCTCGACGCCCCGCTCGCGATCGTGGACCTGGACGCCTTCGACGCCAACGCGGACGATCTCGTCCGCCGGGCCGCCGGCAAACCGATCCGCGTCGCCAGCAAGTCCCTCCGCTGCCGGGCCCTGCTCGAGCGTGTCCTCGCGAAGGAGGGCTTCGCGGGCATCATGTCGTTCACCCTGGCCGAGTCGCTGTGGCTGGCGCGTTCCGGATTCGACGACGTCCTGCTCGCCTATCCGACGGCGGACCGCGCCGGGTTCGCGGAGCTGACCGCCGATCCCAAGCTCGCCGCCGCCGTGACCGTCATGATCGACGACCCGGCGCAGCTCGAACTGATCGACGGGGCACGGGTGGGCGGACGTGAAGTGGTGCGGGTGTGCCTGGAGTTGGACACCTCGCTGAAGCTGCTGGGCGGGCGGGTGCGGGTCGGCGCCCTTCGTTCGCCGCTGCACTCCCCCGCGCAGGTGGCCGACCTGGCACGGGCGGTGAACCGCCGGCCGGGGTTCAAGGTCGTCGGGATCATGGGATACGAGGGGCACATCGCCGGCGTCGGCGACGCGGTCGCCGGCCGGCCGCTGCGCTCGCGTGCCGTGCGGCTGATGCAGTCGACCGCCCGCCGGGAGCTCGCGGAACGGCGCGCGGAGGCGGTCCGGGCGGTCCGGGCCGTGGTGCCCGACCTGGAGTTCGTCAACGGCGGTGGCACGGGCAGCGTGCAGCACACCGCCGCGGAGGACGCGGTGACGGAGATCGCGGCCGGCTCCGGGCTGTACGTGCCGCGGCTGTTCGACAACTACACGTCGTTCAGCGGGCGTCCGGCGGCCCTGTTCGCGCAGCCCGTCGTACGGCGGCCGGGGGTCGGCGTCGTGACGGTCCTCGGCGGCGGCTATCCGGCCTCCGGCGCGGCCGGGCCCGACCGGCTCCCCGTGCCCTACCTGCCGGAGGGCCTGCGCTACGACCCCCAGGAGGGGCCCGGCGAGGTGCAGACGCCGCTGCTCGGTTCCCCCGCCGACGACCTGCTGATCGGCGACCGGGTGTGGTTCCGGCACGCCAAGGCCGGTGAACTGTGCGAACGGTTCGACACCCTGCACCTGATCGAGGGGGACGCGGTGACGGAGACCGTCCCGACGTACCGCGGGGAAGGCCACACCTTCCTGTAG
- the mycP gene encoding type VII secretion-associated serine protease mycosin: MSRTTRRAGLRRPATRRAGLLSVLLAASVALVPPTVAHADSIRAQQWALGAMHTQDAWRTTKGKGVTVAVLDTGVEDDHPDLTGNVLTGKDMIGFGAVRGERAWARHGTAMAGIIAGHGHGSGNADGVMGIAPEARILPVRVILEDGDSARGKARSTRSNALADGIRWAADHGADVINLSLGDDSASAHPEPSEDEAVQYALKKGAAVVASAGNGGEKGDHISYPAAYPGVIAATAVDRYGTRASFSTRRWYATVSAPGVGVVIADPDHKYYEGWGTSAASAFVSGAVALVRAAHPGLTPAQIKKLLEDTARDAPTGGRDDSRGFGFVDPAAALEAAGRLDPEGLRAAAYGKKYFGSGPDAPPSDDDTASWAAPLAGGFGGLLLVAAVVVWRGRRTQHVHVVHDDDF; encoded by the coding sequence ATGAGCCGCACCACCCGCCGGGCCGGTCTCCGGCGCCCCGCGACCCGCCGGGCGGGTCTCCTGAGCGTCCTCCTCGCGGCCTCGGTCGCGCTGGTCCCGCCCACCGTCGCGCACGCCGACAGCATCCGCGCCCAGCAGTGGGCCCTCGGCGCGATGCACACCCAGGACGCCTGGCGGACCACCAAGGGCAAGGGCGTCACCGTCGCGGTCCTCGACACCGGCGTCGAGGACGACCATCCCGACCTCACCGGCAACGTCCTCACCGGTAAGGACATGATCGGTTTCGGCGCCGTACGCGGTGAACGCGCCTGGGCCCGCCACGGCACCGCGATGGCCGGCATCATCGCAGGTCACGGACACGGTTCCGGTAACGCTGACGGTGTCATGGGCATCGCCCCCGAGGCGAGGATCCTGCCCGTCCGGGTCATCCTCGAGGACGGCGACTCCGCCCGCGGCAAGGCCCGCAGCACCCGCAGCAACGCCCTCGCCGACGGCATCCGCTGGGCCGCCGACCACGGCGCGGACGTCATCAACCTGTCCCTCGGCGACGACTCGGCCTCCGCCCACCCCGAACCCTCCGAGGACGAAGCCGTCCAGTACGCCCTGAAGAAGGGCGCCGCCGTCGTCGCCTCGGCGGGCAACGGCGGTGAGAAGGGCGACCACATCTCCTACCCGGCCGCCTACCCGGGCGTGATCGCCGCGACCGCCGTCGACCGCTACGGCACCCGCGCCTCCTTCTCCACCCGCCGCTGGTACGCCACGGTCAGCGCCCCCGGCGTCGGCGTCGTCATCGCCGACCCCGACCACAAGTACTACGAGGGCTGGGGCACCAGCGCGGCCTCCGCCTTCGTCTCCGGCGCGGTGGCCCTCGTCCGGGCCGCCCACCCGGGACTGACCCCCGCCCAGATCAAGAAGCTCCTCGAGGACACGGCCCGCGACGCGCCCACCGGCGGCCGCGACGACTCCCGCGGCTTCGGCTTCGTCGACCCGGCGGCCGCCCTCGAGGCGGCCGGCCGCCTCGATCCGGAGGGGCTGCGGGCGGCGGCGTACGGGAAGAAGTACTTCGGTTCGGGCCCCGACGCGCCCCCGTCGGACGACGACACCGCGAGCTGGGCCGCCCCGCTCGCGGGCGGCTTCGGCGGGCTGCTCCTGGTCGCGGCGGTGGTCGTGTGGCGCGGCCGCCGGACCCAGCACGTGCACGTCGTGCACGACGACGACTTCTAG
- a CDS encoding serine hydrolase has translation MESSRVRRARRARVSRRRALLYTALATVAVVGATAGGTVYVQAQAHTGTGTVSSSTAPSASPSATADREASVEPVAEPTVDRDALLADAMASVGVTGDAKVSVAVLDLDSGASAAYGDGAFDTASIVKVDILATLLLQAQDADRHLTASEKAYATAMIENSDNASASALWRIIGKAAGLAAANERFGLTDTEGGDDMLWGLTQTTATDQRALLQQVFGVGSKLSAASRTYLRGLMGQIATDQHWGVSAAATGSAWALKNGWLARSATGLWDINSIGRVTVGGHDYLVAALSGGNATKAKGISLVEAAAKAAVSVFTGDTETTPTAGASATASASTSASAVRSASAAG, from the coding sequence ATGGAGTCCTCCAGAGTCCGCCGTGCCCGCCGCGCTCGTGTCTCCCGCCGTCGTGCCCTGCTGTACACCGCCCTCGCGACCGTCGCCGTCGTGGGCGCCACGGCCGGTGGGACCGTGTACGTACAGGCGCAGGCGCACACCGGAACGGGCACCGTATCGTCGTCGACGGCTCCGTCGGCCTCCCCCTCGGCCACGGCGGACAGGGAGGCATCCGTGGAACCGGTGGCAGAGCCGACGGTGGACCGGGACGCGCTGCTGGCCGACGCCATGGCGTCGGTGGGCGTCACGGGCGACGCGAAGGTGTCGGTCGCCGTTCTGGACCTGGACTCCGGCGCGAGCGCCGCGTACGGGGACGGCGCCTTCGACACGGCGAGCATCGTCAAGGTCGACATCCTCGCCACGCTGCTGCTCCAGGCGCAGGACGCGGACCGGCACCTGACGGCGAGCGAGAAGGCGTACGCCACCGCGATGATCGAGAACAGCGACAACGCCTCCGCGTCGGCCCTGTGGCGGATCATCGGGAAGGCGGCCGGCCTCGCCGCGGCGAACGAGCGCTTCGGACTCACGGACACCGAGGGCGGCGACGACATGCTGTGGGGGCTCACCCAGACCACGGCGACCGACCAACGCGCCCTTCTCCAGCAGGTGTTCGGGGTCGGATCGAAGCTGAGCGCGGCCTCTCGGACGTATCTGCGGGGGCTGATGGGGCAGATAGCCACCGACCAGCACTGGGGCGTCTCGGCCGCGGCCACCGGTTCGGCGTGGGCTCTGAAGAACGGCTGGCTGGCGCGCAGCGCCACCGGGCTGTGGGACATCAACAGCATCGGCCGGGTGACGGTGGGGGGCCACGACTACCTGGTGGCCGCGCTGTCAGGCGGAAACGCGACGAAGGCGAAGGGGATCTCGCTGGTGGAGGCGGCGGCGAAGGCGGCGGTGTCGGTGTTCACCGGGGACACCGAAACGACTCCCACTGCCGGCGCCTCGGCGACCGCGTCCGCCTCTACGTCCGCCTCCGCGGTCAGGTCCGCTTCCGCCGCCGGCTGA
- a CDS encoding SseB family protein encodes MANKNIPDSGFPDDDGSADPRLSAALAAWAEDRTAVGPVLEALKGARLLVPVVAVLGEVEEDENGLRREKTSDMAVPTLKAGHRTALPAFTSTDSLARWDPQARPVAVPLHQALQAAAHEKADTVVLDLAGPVPYELTGPALLALAEGRATTDPLADPAVLDAVRAVVASEPGVLRAHLGPGEADGTLALVLDPAAPPAQAARTVAERLAADETLRARLVRGLDLALLPAEATPPGEPLYVRG; translated from the coding sequence GTGGCGAACAAGAACATTCCCGACTCCGGCTTCCCCGACGACGACGGCTCCGCCGATCCCCGGCTGAGCGCGGCGCTCGCCGCCTGGGCCGAGGACCGTACCGCCGTGGGGCCCGTCCTGGAGGCGCTCAAGGGTGCCCGGCTGCTCGTTCCCGTCGTGGCCGTGCTCGGCGAGGTCGAGGAGGACGAGAACGGGCTGCGCCGCGAGAAGACCAGCGACATGGCCGTACCGACCCTGAAGGCCGGACACCGCACCGCGCTGCCCGCCTTCACCTCCACCGACTCGCTGGCCCGCTGGGACCCGCAGGCCCGCCCGGTCGCCGTACCGCTGCACCAGGCGCTGCAGGCCGCGGCGCACGAGAAGGCGGACACCGTCGTGCTGGACCTCGCCGGACCGGTGCCCTACGAGCTGACCGGGCCCGCCCTGCTCGCGCTCGCGGAGGGACGCGCGACGACGGATCCGCTCGCCGACCCGGCCGTACTCGACGCGGTACGTGCCGTGGTGGCCTCCGAGCCCGGCGTACTGCGTGCCCACCTCGGCCCCGGGGAGGCCGACGGCACCCTCGCCCTCGTGCTCGACCCCGCCGCGCCCCCGGCGCAGGCCGCCCGCACGGTGGCCGAGCGCCTCGCCGCCGACGAGACACTGCGGGCCCGCCTGGTGCGCGGCCTCGACCTGGCGCTGCTGCCGGCCGAGGCGACGCCACCGGGCGAGCCCCTGTACGTACGCGGCTGA
- a CDS encoding DUF1844 domain-containing protein, producing MSDTSPSGTPESPDFDDMTRDIAEVPAVEVIVTVAVNLMSAAAVKLGLTEEGDKYKDLDEARKLVHALAGLLDASATEISSFHAAPLRDGLKSLQLAFREASLVRDEPGQGPGEKYTGPIYG from the coding sequence ATGAGTGACACCTCCCCCTCGGGCACCCCCGAGTCGCCCGACTTCGACGACATGACCCGCGACATCGCCGAGGTCCCCGCCGTCGAGGTGATCGTGACGGTCGCCGTCAACCTGATGAGCGCCGCCGCCGTGAAGCTCGGTCTGACCGAGGAGGGCGACAAGTACAAGGACCTGGACGAGGCCCGCAAGCTGGTGCACGCCCTCGCCGGGCTGCTCGACGCGAGCGCGACCGAGATCAGCTCCTTCCACGCGGCCCCGCTGCGCGACGGCCTGAAGTCGCTCCAGCTGGCGTTCCGCGAGGCGTCCCTCGTCCGGGACGAGCCGGGCCAGGGACCGGGCGAGAAGTACACGGGCCCGATCTACGGCTAG
- the rpmI gene encoding 50S ribosomal protein L35 has product MPKNKSHSGASKRFKITGSGKVLRERAGKRHLLEHKSSRVTRRLTGNAEMAPGDAKKIKKLLGK; this is encoded by the coding sequence ATGCCGAAGAACAAGTCGCACAGCGGTGCCAGCAAGCGCTTCAAGATCACCGGCTCCGGCAAGGTGCTCCGTGAGCGCGCCGGCAAGCGCCACCTGCTCGAGCACAAGTCGTCCCGCGTGACGCGTCGCCTCACCGGCAACGCCGAGATGGCCCCGGGCGACGCCAAGAAGATCAAGAAGCTTCTCGGCAAGTGA
- the rplT gene encoding 50S ribosomal protein L20, whose translation MARVKRAVNAHKKRRAILEAASGYRGQRSRLYRKAKEQVTHSLVYNYNDRKKRKGDFRRLWIQRINAAARANGITYNRFIQGLNAANIEVDRKILAELAVNDATAFAALVEVAQKALPADVNAPKAA comes from the coding sequence GTGGCACGCGTCAAGCGGGCAGTCAACGCCCACAAGAAGCGCCGGGCGATCCTCGAGGCGGCCTCCGGCTACCGCGGTCAGCGTTCGCGCCTGTACCGCAAGGCCAAGGAGCAGGTCACCCACTCGCTGGTCTACAACTACAACGACCGCAAGAAGCGCAAGGGCGACTTCCGTCGGCTGTGGATCCAGCGCATCAACGCCGCTGCCCGTGCCAACGGCATCACCTACAACCGCTTCATCCAGGGTCTGAACGCGGCGAACATCGAGGTCGACCGCAAGATCCTGGCCGAGCTGGCCGTCAACGACGCCACCGCGTTCGCCGCGCTGGTCGAGGTCGCCCAGAAGGCTCTGCCGGCCGACGTGAACGCGCCCAAGGCTGCGTGA
- a CDS encoding TrmH family RNA methyltransferase has translation MPPGTPELISPRSSRVSAARRLAKRNFRGKDRLFLAEGPQAVREAARHRGGEGGTLTELFATVEAAERYADIVAEARTAGARVHLAAEQVIEDISTTVTPQGLVGVCRFLDTPFEEILAARPRLVAVLAHVRDPGNAGTVLRCADAAGAEAVVLTDASVDLYNPKAVRASVGSLFHLPVAVGVPVERAVAGLKEAGVRILAADGAGTDDLDDELDQGTMGGPTAWVFGNEAWGLPEETRALADAVVRVPIHGRAESLNLATAAAVCLYASARAQRASGGCRSVTES, from the coding sequence ATGCCCCCCGGCACCCCCGAGTTGATCTCTCCCCGCTCCTCCCGGGTGTCCGCCGCGCGGCGGCTCGCGAAGCGGAACTTCCGGGGCAAGGACCGGCTGTTCCTCGCGGAGGGCCCGCAGGCCGTGCGGGAGGCGGCGCGGCACCGGGGCGGCGAGGGCGGCACCCTCACCGAACTGTTCGCGACCGTCGAGGCCGCCGAGCGGTACGCCGACATCGTGGCGGAGGCCCGGACAGCCGGAGCCCGGGTGCACCTGGCCGCCGAGCAGGTGATCGAGGACATCTCGACGACCGTCACCCCGCAGGGCCTGGTCGGCGTCTGCCGGTTCCTCGACACCCCCTTCGAGGAGATCCTCGCGGCCCGGCCCAGGCTCGTCGCCGTCCTCGCGCACGTCCGCGACCCCGGGAACGCCGGCACCGTGCTGCGCTGCGCCGACGCCGCCGGCGCGGAGGCCGTCGTACTGACCGACGCCTCGGTCGATCTCTACAACCCCAAGGCCGTCCGCGCCTCCGTCGGCTCCCTGTTCCATCTGCCCGTCGCGGTCGGCGTGCCCGTCGAGCGTGCCGTGGCCGGGCTCAAGGAGGCCGGGGTGCGGATCCTCGCCGCCGACGGAGCAGGTACGGACGACCTCGACGACGAACTCGACCAGGGCACCATGGGCGGGCCGACCGCGTGGGTGTTCGGCAACGAGGCGTGGGGGCTCCCGGAGGAGACCCGCGCGCTCGCGGACGCCGTCGTGCGCGTTCCGATCCACGGGCGGGCCGAAAGTCTGAACCTCGCCACCGCCGCCGCCGTATGTCTCTATGCGTCAGCCCGTGCACAGCGCGCCTCCGGAGGGTGCCGCTCCGTCACCGAGAGCTAG